Within Amycolatopsis sp. FDAARGOS 1241, the genomic segment GTCCGCGACGCCGGGAAACTCCGCGACCACGCGCTCCACCTCGGGCGAGTACACGTTCTCACCACCGGTGATGATCATGTCCTTCACCCGGTCCTCGAGGAACAGGAACCCGCCGTCGTCGAGGCGGCCGATGTCGCCGGTGCGCACCCAGCCGTCCACGACGGTCTCCGCGGTCGCCTCCGGTTTCCCGAGATAACCTGACATCCGCTGGTCCGTGCGGATCCAGACCTCTCCCGATTCCGCGTCCTCCGACGTCGCCGGATCCACGATGCGAACCTCCACACCGGACACGGGGCGGCCCGCGGACGCGAGCCGCTCGGGACGCGAGGTGTCGCGGTGGGCGTCGTTGTCCAAAGTGGTCACCGCACCCGAGAGCTCGGTCATGCCGTAGACCTGCACGAACCGCATGTCCGGCCAGGCCGCCAGCGCCGTGCGCAGCAGGGGTAACGGCATCGGCGAAGCGCCGTAGCCGAGGTACTTCAGCCGGGAGAGCGCCGCGATCGCCTGCTCCCCCGCCTGCACGATCGCGCCGACCACCGCCGGCACCAGGAACGCGTGGGTCGCGCCCGCGGCGAGCGCACCGAACAGCGACTTCGCGTCCGGCTCGCGCGTCATGATCGTGGGCAAGCCGGTGAGGAAACCCACGATGGCGTAACAGGTACCGCCGACGTGGAACAGCGGCATCGCGACCAGGTTCTTGTCCCCCGGGTCCATCGGGAACGCCTTGCCCACGGCCGTCCCGTGCGTGAGCACGCTCCGGTGCGTGAGCACCGCGCCCTTCGGGAACCCCGTGGTACCGCTGGTGTACATCACCAGCACCCCGTCGCCCTCTGCGACCAGCCCGGAGTCCACAGCGGACGGATCGCAGTTCGCGGCGAACGCCTCGAACTCGTCGTCCTCCCCGCCCACCACGACGATCCGCCGCACAGCGGGCAGCCGGTCGCGGATCGCCTCGACCGTGGGCAGCAGGTCGGCACCGGCGAACACGACCTCCGCACCGGAGTCGTTGAGCACGTAGACGAGCTCGTCGGGCGACAGGCGCCAGTTGGGGATCGCGTTGGCCGCGCCCAGCCCGCCCGCCGCGAACGTCACTTCGAGACAGGCCGGGTGGTTCTTGTCCACGAACGCCACCCGATCGCCGCGGCCCACCCCGGAAGCGGCCAGCGCCGCCGAGAGCCGCCGAACGCGCTCGTCGAACTCCGCCCAGGTGCGCGTGACGCCGCCGAAGGTGACCGCCGGCTCGTCGCCGCGCTCCCGCGCCCAGTGCGCGAGCACGTCCCCGAGGAGACGGAAGTCAGGACGCTCGCCGACAGCCATCGCGGCTCCCTTCGCCGGGACCATAGAGTGCTCTATGGTGCGACCAGGACCGCCGAGCGTCAACTCCCCGGGCAGGCGAAAACCGGCCACGTCGCGTCACGAAACCGGGCAGGCTCACGCGAACAGCGCGAGCACCCCCTCCGCACTGCGCACCACGACCTGCGCCGCCGCCCGCTCGGCCGGCGGCCGGTCGGGCCGCTCGGCTTCGTGCCGCCACCGCATCACCGCGTCTACGCCCGCGGCGTAGACCTCGCGCGGATCGGTCTCGACCTCGAACCCCAGGCGTTCCTCCGGCGTCGTGCCCTGCGCACCCAGCAGCCGCACGGCTTCCTCCGCCGGATCCCCGGACAACGCCGTGCGCCCGCCGCGGATGTCGGCGATCAGCCGCAGTTCGCGGAAGTCGTGCGCGGTCGCGGCGAAGCGCTCCACGCGCGCTTCCAGCCGGTCGCTCTGCGGCCGCGGCTCGTTCTTGAGCACCGTTTCCAGCCGCACCACGGCCGTGCGCGCCTTCAAGGCGTCGGCTCGCGCCGCGAAACAGCCCGCGATCGTGTCCCGCAGCTCGCCGAGCCCGCTGCGGCGCACCAGCTCCGTCGACAGCTTCACGCGGCTGTCGCTGCCGGTGCGGATCAGCGTGAGCGCGAGCTTCACCCCGAACAGCCCGAACCGCGACACAAGCGAACGCCGCGTGTCCACGGAGACCGGGCCGGGGAACGCCGGATCCGTGAAGGCGTCGACCGACAGCAGGTAGCGCTCCATCTCCTCGCGCGGCACGGCGGCGAAGGCGGCGAGCAGTTCGAACTCGTCCTCGGTGAACATGCGGGCCCCGTACGCGAGCTGCCCGGCCACCGCGATCACGCCCTGCGACCCGCTGCACAACGGGTCTTCGCGCCACGCCCGGCGCGCGAGCTGCTTCGCCGTGAGCAGCGCGTCGATGCGCCCGGCGCCCGTCTCGTCGGCCCGCGCGAGCACCAGGACCGTGTCCACGGCCGTCTGCCGCGCGAACCCCGAGCGCGCGGCGGCCGGCGCGCTCGCCAGCTCGTCGGGCTCCAGGTGCCGCAGCAGCCGCACGGTCGCGTCGGTGAGCACCGATGGCGGCGGGTCGTCCACCAGGGCCAGGTCGCGCAGCGCCCGGATCTCGCCGAGCGCCGCCGCCAGCGTCGATTTCCCCGTGCCCGGCGCACCGGTCACGCCGACGCGCAACGGTTCTTCCAAGTGGTCCAGCACTTCGCGCAGCGACGCGGCCGCGCGCGGGCTGTCGCGGTAGAAGGCACAGGCGTCGGCCAGCAGGCCGCGAACGTCGTCGGTCACGCCGGCAACTCCTTCGGCGCCCGGCCCGCGAGCACACCCAGCTCGCCCGCGCGCTGGTGCAGCGACGCGAGCCGCTCGATCTCGCGGCGCAGCCGCACAGTCCGCCGTTCCCGTTCGGCGGAGCCGGCGATGATCATCTCGCGTTCGCGGGCGAGCTGATCCGAGAGTTCCTCGGCCAGTGAGGCGAAATGATCGCGCAACCGCCGCTGCACACCGCGGATCGCGTCGCGGCACTCCTTGGAAAAGCGCAGGAAGACGTCGTCGACGTGGCGCTGCGCGGTCATCTTCGCCACGGCTTGGCGCCGTTGCAGCCGCATACCGCTCTCGTCGCTGATCGTCTTCGCGGCGAACGCCGCGCCCGCGCCGAGCGAAACGGGGTTGATCAGCGGCAGCCCGGCGAGGCTCGTCACGAGCCCGAACATCAGCACACCGCCGTAGGAGCCGCGCAGACCGGTGAAGAGCTTGTGCCCGATCTTGAACCCCTCCACGCGGGGCCGGCGGACGTCGGTGATCAGCTCCGCGCCAGGCGAGTCCAGCCGCAGCTCCGGCAGGTCGTACTGCTCGCCGAACGCGATGGCGACCGCCCGCGCGATCCACTCCGCCCGGTCGGCGGTGAAGGCGTAGTTGGTCTCGACGGCCTCGGACAGCGTCTTGTCGAGCCACGGCCCGAACTCGTCCCACACCTTCACCGGGTCGCCGCGGTCGAAGGTCTCGTCGATGGTCTCGACGATCTTGCGGGTGCGCTCGCGCAGGTCGTACTCGGCATCGGACTGCAGATCGGCGATCTCGTCGGCGAGCAGGTTCTGCCAGCGGGTGTTGCGCTTGCGCAGCTCGTCGGCCTTGCGCTGCGCGCGCTGCAGCAGGGTCGTCTGGTCCACACCGGCTTCCTGCGCGGCGATCTCGGCGCGCGCCCGCAACGCCTCCACGAGCTCCGCGGCGGCGGCCCGCACGCTCATCGCCGCGAGCACGGCGTTCGTGTGCTCCGGCGGGCGCGCGGCCTGCTCCGCGATCCACGACAACAGCTGCGGGAAGCCCGAGCGTGCGTTGAGCTCCTGGTCCCCCGTCTTGGCCGCGGCGAGGCGGACGGTGGCCGAAACGGGCAGGACGGTCGCGTCGATGCCGGCGTTCGACAGCAGCGCGCGGTCGCGCTCGGCGACGGCGCGCCAGCTCGGGCAGACGTCGATCTTGGTCAGCGCCAGCACCACGTGGGGCACCCAGGTGCGCACGTGGTGGGCGAGGGCGATCTCGGCGGGGCCCAGCGGCGTGGTGGCGTCGGAGACGAGCACCACGGCGTCGGCGTCGGCCAGCACGTCGAGAGCCGCGGCGGTGCGCGGCGAGCGCGGGTCGCCGATGGCGGGGGTGTCGACGAGCACGAGGCCCGCGGAGAGCAGCTCCCGCGGCACGCCGACCTCGACGCGGCGCAGCGAGCCCGAGGGGCGTGCCCCGAGCTCGCCGGTGAGGCGTTCGACGGGAACGGGCACGCGCTCGTCGGCGCGGCCGACGAGCGTCGCGGTGGGCTGGGCGGAGAAGCCGATCTCCACCGGTACCGCGGGGGTCGGCGCGTCGCCGACGGCGCACACGGGCGCGTTGAGCACTGCGTTCACGACGTAGCCCTTGCCCTGCTTGGGAAAACCCAGCACGGCGATGCGGGTGCCGCCCGGCGGCCGGTCCCGGCGTCTGCGCAGGCGCTGCACCAGGTCTTCGCGGCCGTGGGTCCGGCAGGCGTCCAAGGCCTCGTCGAGCACTTCGAGCCAAGCGGAAGCGGTCACGACGAAGGAGTGTCCCCCGTGCACGGGGAGTACGCGAACCGGGTGGTGGCTCCGCGGTCGCACCCAGACCGCGAAGCCGCCACTCTAGGACCTCAGATCAGAGGTGAAGGTCCAGCTCACCGCCGCCGTGGCTGGTCTCGGCGCCCGCGTGGAGGTCGAGGCCCAGCGAGTGCTGGCCGAGGTCGGTCACGGTCGACACCGTGTCGTGCACCACACCGACGCCCGCGTCGGTGCCCGTGTGCGCGTCGGTGCCCGCGTCCGAAGCCGCCGAGCCCAGGTCCGGAGCCTCGTGCGTGAGTGCGCCGACCTCGTGGGTCACGCCACTGACGGCGTGGTCCACGCCACCGGCGCCGAGGCCGCCGGTGAGGTTGCCGACCTGGTCCGTGACCGAGCCGGCGAGGTCGCTGACGTGGCCCGCGACGCCGCCGCCGGCCTCCGCCAGGCTGTTGGTCAGGTCGCCCACCGGGGCAGCGGCACCGGCGACGGCCGGCAGGTCGCTCGCGTGGACCGGGGAGGCGGCGCCGACGGCGTTGCTGACGTCCGCGCCGACCTGGTCGACCTGCCCGACGGCGCCGTTGACGACACCGCCGACCTTGTTGACGGCCTCGGAGTCCAAGCCGCGCGAGAGGTCGTTGCCGAAGGAGAACGCGCCGGTCGGGTCCTGCGCGAGGGCGGTGACGCCCGCAGCGGTGTTCTGCAGGTCGCTGGCGCCGGGGAGATCGCTCAGGGCCGGGAGGCCGGACAGGCCACCGACGGCGGGCAGCTCGCCCACCGCGGGCAGCTCGCCCACGGCCGGGAGCTCGCCGACGGCCGGCAGCGCCGAGAGGTCGCCGACCGACGGAACAGCCACGCCGGGGAGACCGAACGAAGCGGTGAGCGCCTGCAGCTGCTCGATGGCACCCTGCGGGCCGTCGGCGAGGACGCCGGTCAGGTCGCCGGCCTGCGGCAGGCTGCCCAGCGAACCCAGGTCGTCGACCGGGATGGTGTCGAGCACCAGCGGCATGACCTCGTGCACGTCGGCGGCGTTGATGTCGCCGAGCCCAGCGGCCTCGAGCGCGGCCTGCGGGTCCTGCGCGAACGCGGCCAGCGACGTGGGGTCGTTGAGCAGGGTGAGCGTGAAGTCGTGCAGAGTCTGCACCGGGTCCATGTGGGGATCTCCAGTTGTGTTGATTACGGGGGATGCCCCGGCCGTTCACGGCCGGGAGTGGCGATCAAGCTAGGGACCGGGCACCCCCGCTCACATCGGGGTTTACTCCCAGTCGCCACTCGCTCAGCCGTTAGGGGGTCGATATGAGATCGTTAGGGAGTTAGGGGCTCATCCATACGGGGGCTCGGTTGGGTTAAATCCCACCCCAGCTTGCCGAGATGACCCGAACGGGTGAGGATGACGTACCCCTAGGGGTACGGATTGCGCTCCTTGGCCCGTCCCGGTGCGACGAAGGGAGGAAGCGGCGTTGCCCTATGTGCTCGGCATCGATGTCGCCCACACCCGGACCCACGCCGCCACGCGCCGCAGGCAAGCCGACGGCTGGGGTGCCCCCGAACCGGTGTGGCTCGGAGAGGGCTCGCCGGCTGCCGCGACGGCGTTGTTCCTGGACAGCGAGGGTTATCTCCTCACCGGCGACGCCGCGACGCACGCCGGAGCGGGCACCCCGTCTCGGTTGCTGACGGGGTTCCACCGCCGCATCGGCGACGACGTCCCGGTGTTCGTCGCGGGCGAGCGCTTCTCTCCGGAGTCACTCACCGCAGTCCTCGTCGAGGGCATCGCCGAACACGCGGGCGCGCAACTCGGAGGAGCTCCGCGCCACCTCGTGATCACCCACCCCGGTGATTGGGGGAATTACCGGCGTGACCTACTGCGACGAGCGCTCGGCGAATCCGGCTTCGCGGCCGTGACGCTCGTGCCCAGCGCGATCGCCGCGCTCTACGCCCACGTCCCCGAGCCCGGACCCGGCGACCAGACGGCCGCCGTGTGCGAGTTCGGGCCGGACGGCGTCACCGTCACGCTGGCCACGATGTCCGGCGCGAGCGGCTGGGTCGCGCGCACGAGCACCGAGGGCGTGGCGCCCGCGGCCGCCGTGAGCACCGCGTTCGCGCTCGCCCACGGCATTTCGGTCGCCCCGGATGCGTTGGCGGGCATCGTGTTCTGCGGCGAGCCGGGACCGGGCGTGCTGCCGGGCCGGCTCCCCTGTCCCGTGTTCACCGGAGCGCAGCCCGCGCTCACGGCCGCGTTCGGGGCCAGTAGTCTCGCCGTCCAGCGGATGAGCCCGCCGACGCGGCGGGACCAGCCCGCCGCGGAAACCACCTTGCTTCCCCGGGTCGAAAGCCGGCCCGAGCTCACCGAGCGGCCCGCACCGCCGCCCGTGGAGATCACGCCCTTCGAGCTCCCCGAGCCAGAGGGGCCCGCGAAACTGCTCCGCCGCTGGCGGCCGCTCGCCGCCGCGGCGGCGGTGCTCGCCATCGGTTCCTCCGTCCTGATCGCCGCCCTGACGTCCCACGAAGCCACCGCGGACAAGGGCACTCCCCCAGCGCACCCCGCTTCCCTCAGCTCCTGCGCCCGCCCCGCCGGCGCAGCCCCCACCGGTGAAGGTCACTGTTGAACGCACTGCTGGCGAAATCCGGCACCGAAGCCATCCACCCCGTCGCCCGGCTGCTCCTCGCGGAGCTGACGGCTGCCTCCGACGCGCCGTTGCGGCTCGTCGTCGTCGCACCCGGCGGCTACGGCAAGAGCGCGCTGCTCGGCGCGCTCGAAGCGGGCTGCCGCGAGGCGGGCGTCGACGCGACGTTCGTCGACGACGCCGACCAGCTCGGTGCGCAGGACCTGGCGAGACTCACGTCGGTGGCGGGCCCGGTCGTGCTGGCACACCGGCCGAACCCGCGCGCGGAGGCGTTGCGCGCGCTGACCGAGCCGATCGCACGGCAGGTGCACCTGCCGCCGCTGGACACCGAGGCGGTCGGGCGGCTGGCCCGGCAGCTGACGGGCCGGCTCGTCGACGCCGCGGCCGCGGCCGCGCTGCACTCGCGCACCGGCGGTGTGCCGCGGCTGCTGGAACGCACGCTGACCGGCCAGCTCGCCGACTTCCGCGCCGAGCTGGCCGAGCTCGACGACGACGTGCTGCGGTACCTCATTGCCGCCGAAGCCGGTGCGAGCCGCAACCTGGACCTGTTGTGCGCGCTGCTCGACCGGACGCCCGACCGGCTGCCCGAGGTCGTCGACGGCGCCCGGGCCACGGGCCTGCTCGACGCGAACGACACCCTGCTGCCGGTAGCGGCCGAGGCGGTGCGCACGTACGGGCCGCCGGCGCGGCGCCTGACGGTGCTGCAGCAGCTCGTGGAAGTGCAGCTGAGCGGTGGTCTGCCGGTGCTGGACCTGGCTCGTTCGCTGCTGGACACCAGGAGTTCCGGCGCGAGCGCGGCGGCGGCGTTCGCGGCGGCCGCGGGCGAGGCGCTGCCCGGAGACGCGAAACTCGCGGCGCGGCTGTTCGAAGCCGCGTTCGACGCCGGGGCGCGCGACGCCGCCGTGACGACGGGCTGGGCGCGCGCCGCAGCGCTGTCCGGTGATCTCGACACGGCGCTGCGGCTGGGCGACGGCATGGTGACCGGCGACGACCCCGAAGCGCGCGCGGCCGGCGCGGAGATCGCGGCCACCGTGCTGGCGCACCGGGGCGAGCTGGCGCGCAGCGCGGAGCTGTACCGCTGGGCCGCGGCGGCGGACTCGGCGACCGGCTCACCGGGCCCCGATTCGCACCGCTGGGCCGGGCGAGGCGCGGCGACCGCGTTCGCGGCCATCGCGCTGGCCGGCACGGGACAGCTGGCCGCCGCCCGGGAGCTGGTCGACGCGCCGGTGCCCGGAGTGGCGCCGACGTTGTTCGCGGGGGCGGTGGCGCGGACCGCGAGCGGGATCGTCGACTCGGTGAACGGCCACGGCGCGGAGACGCTCTCGGCGCTCGTCGGTGCGGCCGCCATGCTGGAGCCCGCGTCGGGCGGCGCGCCGCTGCCCGACAGCCCGGCCGCGCTGGCCGCGCTCGTCGGGCTGCACTCCGGTGAGCTCGGGCTCGCGGAGTCGGCACTGGAGCGCGCGCTGGCGCGCGACGTCGGCGGCGGCCTGCTGACCGCCCGGCACCGGCTGCTGCTCGGCTGGGTCGCGATGACCAGCGGCCACCTCACCGCCGCCGCCGCCCACCGCGACGCCGTGGCGGACACCCGCCTGGAAGCCCGAGACGAACTGTTCTTCGCCACGTTGGAGCTGGGCCTGGCCCGGCGCGCGAGCGACCTCGTGGGACTGCAGCAGTCGTGGGACCGCGCGTACCAGGCGTCGATGCGGCAGCAGACGGACCTGTTCACCTTGCTGCCCCTGGGCGAGCTCGCGATCGCCGCCGCGCGGACGGGCGCCCAGGCGAAGCTCGCGCGCCAGCTCGACCGCGCCCACGCCATGCTCGGCGAACTGAACAACCCTCCACTGTGGACGGTTTCGCTGTGCTGGCACGAACTCCACGCGGCGATCACCGTGGAGGACCTCGACACGGCCGCGCGCCAGCTGGCGGCGCTCACGGAATTCGCCGGCCACGGCCGCTACCCCGCCGCCCTCGCCCGCGCCGCGACCTGCTGGCTGGCGGTCCTGGGCGGCACCTTCGACCACGACGAGGTCTCCGCGGCCGCGGCCGAGCTCCACGGCCTCGACCTCTGCTGGGACGCCGCCCGCCTGGCCGGCCAGGCCGCCATCCGCACCTCCGACCGCAAAGCCATGGTCCAGCTGCTGGAAGCCGCCCGCCAGTTCCAGGCCGGCACCGGCCGCCGCGAATCCGCCACCCCGGAATCCGGCGCCGCCCCGGGCCTGAGCTCCCTGAGCGAACGCGAACTCGAAGTCGCGCGCTTGGTGGTCGACGGGCTGACGTACAAGCAGGCCGGGAGCAAGCTGTTCATCTCCGGCAAGACCGTGGAACACCACATGGCCCGCATCCGCGCCAAACTGGGCGCCGGCGACCGCCGGGAGCTGCTCGCGACGCTGCGGGAACTCCTCGCCAAACCCGACCCGTCCTGAGCGCGGCCGGCTCCCGCACGACAGCTGTCGCGGGGGAGCCCCGCAGGCCCTGATCAGGTTCGGCTGAACCCCCTGAGGAGGCGTTTCTCCTCGGTCAGTCGCGGCTGGGGCCGAAGCGTTCCGTGCGGATCGAGTGCGGCGAGTGGCCCAGCGCGAGCAGGATGTCGGCGACCGTTTCGACGAACCCGGTCGGCCCGCAGACGTACGAGGTGGCGCCGAAATCGGCCGGCCAGCCGGCCGTGTTGAGGGTCGCCACGCTGATGCGGCGCGGGATGCCGGGGTCACCGTCGGGAAGTCGGCGGGTGTAGACGTACGTGACGTCGAGGCCGGCGTAGGGCTTGCGCAGCTCTTCCGCGTAGTACAGGTCCGCCGGGGTGCGGACGGAGTACACGAGCCGGAACAGGGCGCGGCTGCCGGCGGCGCGGCGGGCGCGCACCATGGCCATCAGGGGCACGATGCCGGACCCGCCGGCGACGAGCAGGACGGGCGCTCGGTCGGCCGGCCGCCACACGAACCAGCCGCCGATGGGGCCGCGGACCTCTACGGGGTCGCCCACGG encodes:
- a CDS encoding long-chain-fatty-acid--CoA ligase — protein: MAVGERPDFRLLGDVLAHWARERGDEPAVTFGGVTRTWAEFDERVRRLSAALAASGVGRGDRVAFVDKNHPACLEVTFAAGGLGAANAIPNWRLSPDELVYVLNDSGAEVVFAGADLLPTVEAIRDRLPAVRRIVVVGGEDDEFEAFAANCDPSAVDSGLVAEGDGVLVMYTSGTTGFPKGAVLTHRSVLTHGTAVGKAFPMDPGDKNLVAMPLFHVGGTCYAIVGFLTGLPTIMTREPDAKSLFGALAAGATHAFLVPAVVGAIVQAGEQAIAALSRLKYLGYGASPMPLPLLRTALAAWPDMRFVQVYGMTELSGAVTTLDNDAHRDTSRPERLASAGRPVSGVEVRIVDPATSEDAESGEVWIRTDQRMSGYLGKPEATAETVVDGWVRTGDIGRLDDGGFLFLEDRVKDMIITGGENVYSPEVERVVAEFPGVADVAVIGVPDERWGEQVKAVVAPLPDEAVDVDKLLEFCRERLAHFKCPSSVDVLEALPRNATGKILKRTLREPYWRDRDRNV
- a CDS encoding GTPase, which produces MTDDVRGLLADACAFYRDSPRAAASLREVLDHLEEPLRVGVTGAPGTGKSTLAAALGEIRALRDLALVDDPPPSVLTDATVRLLRHLEPDELASAPAAARSGFARQTAVDTVLVLARADETGAGRIDALLTAKQLARRAWREDPLCSGSQGVIAVAGQLAYGARMFTEDEFELLAAFAAVPREEMERYLLSVDAFTDPAFPGPVSVDTRRSLVSRFGLFGVKLALTLIRTGSDSRVKLSTELVRRSGLGELRDTIAGCFAARADALKARTAVVRLETVLKNEPRPQSDRLEARVERFAATAHDFRELRLIADIRGGRTALSGDPAEEAVRLLGAQGTTPEERLGFEVETDPREVYAAGVDAVMRWRHEAERPDRPPAERAAAQVVVRSAEGVLALFA
- a CDS encoding isoniazid inducible protein IniA, with protein sequence MTASAWLEVLDEALDACRTHGREDLVQRLRRRRDRPPGGTRIAVLGFPKQGKGYVVNAVLNAPVCAVGDAPTPAVPVEIGFSAQPTATLVGRADERVPVPVERLTGELGARPSGSLRRVEVGVPRELLSAGLVLVDTPAIGDPRSPRTAAALDVLADADAVVLVSDATTPLGPAEIALAHHVRTWVPHVVLALTKIDVCPSWRAVAERDRALLSNAGIDATVLPVSATVRLAAAKTGDQELNARSGFPQLLSWIAEQAARPPEHTNAVLAAMSVRAAAAELVEALRARAEIAAQEAGVDQTTLLQRAQRKADELRKRNTRWQNLLADEIADLQSDAEYDLRERTRKIVETIDETFDRGDPVKVWDEFGPWLDKTLSEAVETNYAFTADRAEWIARAVAIAFGEQYDLPELRLDSPGAELITDVRRPRVEGFKIGHKLFTGLRGSYGGVLMFGLVTSLAGLPLINPVSLGAGAAFAAKTISDESGMRLQRRQAVAKMTAQRHVDDVFLRFSKECRDAIRGVQRRLRDHFASLAEELSDQLAREREMIIAGSAERERRTVRLRREIERLASLHQRAGELGVLAGRAPKELPA
- a CDS encoding IniB N-terminal domain-containing protein, translated to MDPVQTLHDFTLTLLNDPTSLAAFAQDPQAALEAAGLGDINAADVHEVMPLVLDTIPVDDLGSLGSLPQAGDLTGVLADGPQGAIEQLQALTASFGLPGVAVPSVGDLSALPAVGELPAVGELPAVGELPAVGGLSGLPALSDLPGASDLQNTAAGVTALAQDPTGAFSFGNDLSRGLDSEAVNKVGGVVNGAVGQVDQVGADVSNAVGAASPVHASDLPAVAGAAAPVGDLTNSLAEAGGGVAGHVSDLAGSVTDQVGNLTGGLGAGGVDHAVSGVTHEVGALTHEAPDLGSAASDAGTDAHTGTDAGVGVVHDTVSTVTDLGQHSLGLDLHAGAETSHGGGELDLHL
- a CDS encoding molecular chaperone DnaK codes for the protein MPYVLGIDVAHTRTHAATRRRQADGWGAPEPVWLGEGSPAAATALFLDSEGYLLTGDAATHAGAGTPSRLLTGFHRRIGDDVPVFVAGERFSPESLTAVLVEGIAEHAGAQLGGAPRHLVITHPGDWGNYRRDLLRRALGESGFAAVTLVPSAIAALYAHVPEPGPGDQTAAVCEFGPDGVTVTLATMSGASGWVARTSTEGVAPAAAVSTAFALAHGISVAPDALAGIVFCGEPGPGVLPGRLPCPVFTGAQPALTAAFGASSLAVQRMSPPTRRDQPAAETTLLPRVESRPELTERPAPPPVEITPFELPEPEGPAKLLRRWRPLAAAAAVLAIGSSVLIAALTSHEATADKGTPPAHPASLSSCARPAGAAPTGEGHC
- a CDS encoding helix-turn-helix transcriptional regulator yields the protein MNALLAKSGTEAIHPVARLLLAELTAASDAPLRLVVVAPGGYGKSALLGALEAGCREAGVDATFVDDADQLGAQDLARLTSVAGPVVLAHRPNPRAEALRALTEPIARQVHLPPLDTEAVGRLARQLTGRLVDAAAAAALHSRTGGVPRLLERTLTGQLADFRAELAELDDDVLRYLIAAEAGASRNLDLLCALLDRTPDRLPEVVDGARATGLLDANDTLLPVAAEAVRTYGPPARRLTVLQQLVEVQLSGGLPVLDLARSLLDTRSSGASAAAAFAAAAGEALPGDAKLAARLFEAAFDAGARDAAVTTGWARAAALSGDLDTALRLGDGMVTGDDPEARAAGAEIAATVLAHRGELARSAELYRWAAAADSATGSPGPDSHRWAGRGAATAFAAIALAGTGQLAAARELVDAPVPGVAPTLFAGAVARTASGIVDSVNGHGAETLSALVGAAAMLEPASGGAPLPDSPAALAALVGLHSGELGLAESALERALARDVGGGLLTARHRLLLGWVAMTSGHLTAAAAHRDAVADTRLEARDELFFATLELGLARRASDLVGLQQSWDRAYQASMRQQTDLFTLLPLGELAIAAARTGAQAKLARQLDRAHAMLGELNNPPLWTVSLCWHELHAAITVEDLDTAARQLAALTEFAGHGRYPAALARAATCWLAVLGGTFDHDEVSAAAAELHGLDLCWDAARLAGQAAIRTSDRKAMVQLLEAARQFQAGTGRRESATPESGAAPGLSSLSERELEVARLVVDGLTYKQAGSKLFISGKTVEHHMARIRAKLGAGDRRELLATLRELLAKPDPS
- a CDS encoding ferredoxin reductase; the protein is MAGTAVSGRLAWRVATLAEIRQETATARTLVLDVPGWPGHLAGQHVDVRLTAADGYTAQRSYSVAAPTDGDRIELTVQRVLGGEVSEHLTGPYAVGDPVEVRGPIGGWFVWRPADRAPVLLVAGGSGIVPLMAMVRARRAAGSRALFRLVYSVRTPADLYYAEELRKPYAGLDVTYVYTRRLPDGDPGIPRRISVATLNTAGWPADFGATSYVCGPTGFVETVADILLALGHSPHSIRTERFGPSRD